A stretch of DNA from Mus musculus strain 129S6/SvEvTac chromosome 11 genomic contig, GRCm38.p6 alternate locus group 129S6/SvEvTac 129S6/SVEVTAC_MMCHR11_CTG1:
TCTTATTCAGGTGGTAATGGAAACAAGCATCATGGCCAGCATTAACTTGTCTCCTTCCATATTTCTCTCAGAATTGTCCTTAAAACATGTCACAGTATAAAACCACACACTCATATAATAGTTGCACCTGCAAAGAAAACCAGTAAAATATGCCAGATTTATGTAAAATATCTGCAAATGTACAGCTGTACTCATAAACTGCAGAAAGAGCATCCAGAGTACGAGATAGCCAGCCACTGTACTGACTCCCACAGTCTGAGAGCCTTGCATCAGGGCAGGAGGTGCTGTGGAAAGCCAACCCAGGCTGACAGGCAGTCAGagatgccagggccagggctcTTCAATCTTCTTCAGAGCCAACATTCAGATTTAGACCATCACCTCAGTGTGACACTGTGATCGAAGGATTGTGCTCTTGTTCAGTCACTGAGACAAGCTGATGGACTTCTACCAGAATATGGATCCTCAAACTGTCCAAGGCAGCGTTCAAGACCAGCCTCCATATCAGTTCAGAGGCTGACCCAAAGTCCCCTGTAAATCTCCATCACCCCATTTGTCTCCTCAGCGCCCCCATGACCTCCTTGTTCCTCAGGCTGTAGATGAATGGGTTCAGAACAGGGGTGATGATTGAGTACAGCACAGCCACCACTTTGTCCCTTCCAGGAGAATGCAAGGAGTGTGGCTGGGTATATGTGGAGAGTCCAGTAACATAGAACAGACTGGCCACAGTCAGGTGTGAGGAGCAGGTGGACACCGCTCTACTCTGTCCCTTCCCTGAGCCCATCTGGAGTACAACAACCAAGACCCGAGCATAGGAAGCTAGGATGGCCAGGAAGGGGAGCAGCAGAATGACAAGTCCACTCACGAGGACTGTATACTCATACTGGGACGTGTCTTCACACACCAGTGGCAGGAGAGATGGAACCTCACAGAAAAAGTGGTTAACCATCCTAGATCCACAGAATGGAAGTTGAAACACATACACTGTGTGCATGAATGCATTGATGGAGCTGCTGCTCCAGGCACCAGCGACCATGGAGCAGCAGATCTTCCTACTCATGAGCACAGGGTAGTGCAAGGGTTGGCAGATGGCTATATACCTGTCATAGGACATGAAGCCCAGAAGGAGGGCTTCAGACCCACCCAGGGTCAGAAACACAAAGGCTTGGACAGCACAGCCCAGAAAGGAAATGGCCTTGGTGTCTGAGAGGAAGTTAGCTGCCATCTTGGGTACAGTGGTGGAGATGTACATCATGTCGATGATGGAGAGCTGGCTGAGGAGAAAGTACATGGGGGTGTGGAGTCTTTGGTCCAGCCTGATGAGGAGGACAAGTGTGATGTTGCCTATGAGAGCCACTGCAAAGAGGATGGCAATCAGTGTGAAGAGGAAGGTGTCCATGTGTCCATACTGGAAAAGGCCAACCAAGCTGAAGTCTGTCCCACAGCTGCGGTTTCCTGTCTCCATGCCTTAGACTGAACCATCAGATCAGATGCACTCTGGAAAGGGCGTGGCCAGGTGAGGACTGTCCTTGAGGAGGAAATGACAATTATTACATAGGATAGTTTCCCTGAATAGCTCTAGGACACTCTCTCTTTAGGGCATAcacatacttctctctctctctgtctctgcctctctatctctctctgtctctttctctctctgtctctttctctctgtattaaaaatattccttttcagttatttttaatgtttttagttttgcttaaGCTGCTGTGTTGTATGCACTATTGCAAGACATTGCTCTTTCCATGCATGCCTGACACACTCAGCTTTGAAACAGGATTTTGGatttcctgtcctttccttttcTACGTGCATAGAGTCTTCAGACTCACTTTTGAATCAAGGTTGTTTATAAGTTATAACTGAGGAAATAAGAATAAGCATTTTTGAGATCAcagaacaaaatttaaataatcaCAAAATTAGCAGTTATGTAATTCTCAGAAAATTTTCTATATCTACTGCAGATCCTCTCTGGTGAGAGACTGGAGCTGGGTCTCCTTCTGTGACAGCAGCATTCTCTCACTCAGTTCTGTTATCCGTGTGAACAAGGTATTGACAGGAGAGTCTCAGGAAATCAAAACGCGGAATGTGTACAGGAAAGGGAAGACGTACTGAGATCACTGTGcaatgtaaatattaaaaatatgcacTATGTCTACAAGAGGATTACATAATGCAAAAAATCATGTGaaattatattatgtattttattacattataCATATAATGTTCATCTGTTGCATATAAAGCAATTGTCATAATTAAAAGTAGCAGAGGGGTGAATAACATTTTCCAAACTCTAAAAATATGATTTATGAAAGAGAATTAAGGAGAAATTAATAGTGCAACGTAGGACATTGTTATTACTTTTTATATAAAGACTTCGGTTAACGTGCACCTCCCCACTATTCCTTAAGTCAACAAAATGCTAGACTGCCCACAGCTTTGTTTTCCTCCCCAATTACCCTGAGTGTCAGGTGATACCTGGACCCTGACAGTAGACATTGCTGAAAGTGTGGCAGTTCATGCTGATTTCGATAgtccatatatgtgcacatgtgtgtgtgcatgtgtgtctgtgtctgtatatgtgtgtgtgtgtctgtgtgtgtgcttttgtgtattACTGGGATCAAATGCCTGGCCTTGGCAAGCACTGTGACCCTGAGTTAATTGGCTTTTGAGGCTAGCTCTCACTCTTCTTGCTCAGTAGCTCAGATTCGTCCTCAATTTCAATCCTTTCCTGAccttcctgagcgctgggatgGAGGCTGGGCTATCAAGACCATCCCTGTCCTGGCTTCTCATCGTTAGACGCTCAGTCAGTGTCTGCTGAATCCTTACATGTTAAAGTGATTTTTAATGCTGTGAAAATGGAAAAGgtaaatttcctttcttttcattacAGTAACAACAGAATTTTGGCTTTTGTTCAATATGTTGGAAATCATCTGGTCcgatctaaagacaaaatttaGTCTGTGGCAGAGCAGCAGTCCTCGTTCCAAAAACTGAACACAATGTGTTTTAGATGTGGCTGCTTCCCTTTGGAGGACAGAGTGTGCTGGTGCAGCCCAGAGGAGTAGACACACTTGAGCTCTTTACTCCTGTGCATCCCTGTCACAACCACATCTTTTAACAATGAAAGTCTGTATAGGACTCATTTGGAATAAGAGTAAAATGTGTACACTAGCCTGATGTGTATCATTGCACACTGTATGCACCAGACACCTGTGTCAAATTATCAATTTGCACCTCTGTGATTAATCATTTAAACCATAATTAATTATGAAATcagaaaatattctaaatatgCTGAAAATGGCATTAAATTTTATGACAGTCTTGTCCCCTAAAACTGGGAGAGCCCCAGTTATTTCTACTTGTGAGAAGGTTTGCATGCTCAAGAATACCAATGGACAGCGTTCATACACATTGACCTtgccaatatttttaaaagcgATAGCTGGAACGTGCATCTAGCCAGGAGTTGATTCAATTCAAGAGCATGGATTACA
This window harbors:
- the Olfr320 gene encoding olfactory receptor 320 (The RefSeq protein has 8 substitutions compared to this genomic sequence), coding for METGNRSCGTDFSLVGLFQDGHMDTFLFTLIAILFAVAFIGNITLVLLIRLDCRLHTPMYFLLSQLSIIDMMYISTTVPKVAANFLSDTKAISFLGCAVQAFVFLTLGGSEALLLGFMSYDRYIAICRPLHYPVLMSRKICCSMVAGAWSSSSINAFMHTVYVFQLPFCGSRMVNHFFCEVPSLLPLVCEDTSQYEHTVLVSGLVILLLPFLAILASYARVLVVVLQMGSGKGQSRAVSTCSSHLTVASLFYVTGLSTYTQPHSLHSPGRDKVVAVLYSIVTLVLNPFIYSLRNKEVMGALRRQMG